A region from the Rhizoctonia solani chromosome 13, complete sequence genome encodes:
- a CDS encoding Retrotransposable element Tf2 protein: protein MGTILSQQGEDNCLHPIAYISKLFSGAEASYNTYNKELLAIIKALEEWHIFLEAMHKPIQVFTNHRNLEYWMQAQTFNWRHACWRVFLSDFNFEIHYCPGKQLGKSDALSRRSDYTDTPQEPEIMLPSEVFANMLEEELEIVTEICSKLREDPSLNAIISFLTEDADNAPPSIWKAHRNYNWEEDLLWYRGKLVVPDSEPLKEQLLKEFHNSPLVGHPGQQRTLKLLSWNYWWPGMKSSAKEWVECCPTCQANQCAHAPTIALKPLEVPLFPFHTISYNFITGFPKSQGYNAVLVVIDLFSKLGHFIPTTKKVSAKGLAELS from the coding sequence atgggaacAATCCTTAGTCAACAAGGGGAGGATAACTGTCTGCACCCAATTGCGTACATATCCAAGTTGTTTTCAGGAGCTGAGGCAAGTTACAATACCTACAACAAGGAGTTgctggccatcatcaaagccctggaggaatggcacatcttcttggaagccaTGCATAAGCCAATTCAAGTTTTCACCAACCACAGGAatttggaatactggatgcaggcacagaCATTTAATTGGAGGCATGCCTGTTGGCGCGTATTCTTGAgtgatttcaattttgaaatacactactgcccagggaaacagttggGAAAATCAGATGCCCTGTCCAGAAGGTCAGATTACACAGACACACCCCAGGAACCAGAAATCATGCTCCCCTCAgaagtatttgccaacatgtTGGAAGAAGAGCTTGAAATCGTCACAGAAATTTGCTCCAAATTAAGGGAGGACCCTTCCCTCAATGCCATCATCAGTTTCCTAACAGAAGATGCAGACAATGCCCCTCCCTCAATTTGGAAAGCTCACAGGAATTACaattgggaggaagaccttcTATGGTACCGTGGAAAATTGGTAGTCCCTgactcagaacccctcaaAGAACAACTACTgaaggaattccacaactcacCTCTGGTGGGACATCCAGGTCAACAGAGAACCCTCAAACTCCTGAGCTGgaattactggtggccaggaatgaagtcctcagccaaagaatgggttgagTGTTGCCCCACCTGCCAGGCCAATCAATGTGCTCATGCTCCCACCATTGCTTTGAAACCCCTGGAAGTTCCCCTGTTCCCCTTCCATACCATCTCATACAACTTCATCACTGGTTTCCCTAAGTCACAAGGGTACAACGCCGTACTGGTGGTTATAGATTTGTTCTCTAAGCTTGGGCATTTTATCCCAACAACTAAGAAGGTATCTGCAAAAGGGCTAGCAGAactgtcatga
- a CDS encoding Retrotransposable element Tf2 protein: MEKDKVQAIMDWPEPQNVKQVQSFLGFANFYRCFVPNFSCLAHPLNILTQKEQPWIWLVEQKAAFDAIKAEICKEPVLAHPDESKPYTLETDASGAAMGAVLSQRKEDGHLYPVAFMSASFSPAELNYVLYTTSQKPDALSRRPDHMDLEPSPQVMIPESHFEAFSAHIDLSLLDQIKEATQEDPSLDTILLAVSDPKSVPHSVAQKFKDYTIQKGLLLYQGRVVVPDEPETKQQLLSHFHDSPASGHQGRAQTLELISCHYYWPAMKFQVNRYVESCEICQGSKGHAHNYALDPLSVPAGPWEDISYDFIVKFPKCKGYDSILVVVDRFSKMMHLIPCKETATAEDVAQMFLEHVWKLHGTSKHTVSDRGTTFNSKFLKALYKSLQITPSFSTAYHPQSDGQTEIKNQWLEAYLRPFINHRQSDWVDWLPLAEFAHNNARSKATGKSPFEIVYGRSPVISPLLEPTGSPIADDRAKQLAETIQEVQASIKWAQERYKQTDTGKLPPEFQPGDKVWLLASNITLQRPNEKLDHKQYGPFPVIERVGSHAYRLALPETMRIHDAFHVSLLSAFKQDTEFDCTFTLPPPVITAEGEEEYEVDKFVDWAAEDGIWKYRVRWKGYAPHEDTWEPAKDLQHCKDKLRNFFANYPDALAANNPIPVNAHKVKRG; this comes from the exons ATGGAGAAGGACAAGGTGCAAGCAATCATGGATTGGCCTGAACCCCAAAATGTGAAACAGGtgcaatcattcctaggttttgcaaacttCTACCGTTGCTTTGTTCCCAACTTCTCTTGCTTAGCACACCCTCTGAATATCCTTACTCAGAAGGAGCAACCATGGATCTGGCTAGTAGAacagaaggctgcatttgacgcaatcaaggctgagatttgcaaggagcctgttctagctcaccctgatgaatctaaaccttacaccttggaaacagacgcttcTGGAGCAGCCATGGGTGCTGTACTATCTCAGAGAAAGGAAGATGGTCATCTATATCCTGTTGCATTCATGTCAGCCAGTTTTTCACCTGCTGAGCTGAACtatgtgttgtacaccact TCACAGAAACCTGACGCCCTGTCAAGACGACCAGATCACATGGACTTAGAACCATCTCCACAAGTTATGATTCCAGAATCTCACTTTGAGGCAttttcagcacacatagatCTGTCCTTGTtggatcaaatcaaggaagctacCCAGGAAGACCCTAGTCTTGACACAATCTTGCTAGCTGTATCAGATCCTAAATCCGTGCCCCACAGCGTTGCACAGAAGTTCAAGGACTATACAATTCAGAAGGGTCTACTTCTGTATCAAGGAAGAGTAGTTGTGCCAGATGAACCTGAGACCAAACAGCAACTCTTATCTCACTTCCATGATTCTCCTGCTTCTGGTCACCAAGGAAGAGCACAAACTCTAGAGTTAATCAGTTgtcactactactggccagcaATGAAGTTCCAAGTCAACCGCTATGTGGAGTCTTGTGAAATCTGCCAAGGAAGCAAGGGTCATGCACACAACTATGCTCTCGACCCGCTTTCTGTCCCTGCAggtccctgggaagacatctcatatgatttcattgtcaagtttcccaagtgtaagggttatgacagcatcctggtggttgtagaccgcttctcaaagatgatgcacctgatTCCCTGCAAAGAAACTGCTACTGCTGAGGATGTTGCTCAGATGTTCCTGgagcatgtctggaagctacatggcaCTTCCAAGCACACTGTGTCTGACAGAGGGACTACATTCAACTCCAAAttcctcaaggcactgtacaAATCTCTGCAAATCACTCCTAGTTTCTCTACTGCTTACCACCCACAATCTGATGGGCAAACTGAGATCAAGAACCAATGGCTAGAGGCTTACCTACGTCCCTTCATTAATCATAGACAGTCTGATTGGGTTGATTGGCTCCCActggctgaatttgctcacaacaatgccagaagCAAAGCAACGGGCAAATCGCCctttgagattgtgtatGGACGTTCTCCTGTCATTTCACCACTCCTGGAACCCACTGGATCACCTATTGCTGATGACAGAGCCAAGCAACTGGCTGAGACAATTCAGGAAGTAcaggcatcaatcaaatgggctcagGAGCGCTACAAACAGACAGACACAGGGAAACTACCTCCTGAGTTTCAACCAGGAGACAAAGTTTGGCTTCTGGCTTCCAATATCACGTTGCAGCGCCCCAATGAAAAGCTAGACCACAAACAATATGGCCCTTTCCCTGTTATAGAAAGAGTGGGCTCTCACGCCTATCGCCTGGCTCTCCCTGAGACCATGAGAATTCATGATGCGTTCCATGTCAGCTTGTTGTCTGCTTTCAAACAAGAcacagagtttgattgcaCATTCACTCTTCCGCCGCCTGTGATCACagcagaaggagaagaagagtacgaAGTAGACAAATTTGTAGATTGGGCAGCAGAAGACGGAATCTGGAAGTACAGGGTgagatggaaaggatatgcgCCCCATGaggacacatgggaaccagccaaGGATCTACAGCAttgcaaggacaaattgcgcAACTTCTTTGCTAATTATCCAGATGCCCTGGCCGCCAACAACCCCATCCCTGTAAATGCGCACAAAGTTAAAAGAGGCTAG
- a CDS encoding Retrotransposon-derived protein PEG10, whose translation MPSPIFPPHTLVSLTPTHIPQATPPIAQFQPIPNHPLAVHLPLHETCPEWNQSQHLLLSSRLSKPYPPKLGPCRTKSSPRAKSSPSSLPYAGRPTTLSWIRIKESLAQQLGLQPPPGQQGGQTKTPGMVRPGHKAPFKPLRRPGFVYNSKEEEPWPEEPCRQIKKEPCSMPRDLRALTPFDSSSNTKHPKMELPDPFKGNTRAHKAFDKDEQMVVWILYHMEDKAADWALPLIGNIIKGEGNAPTTIPGLTVHFKEAFANPNAKQAAACKIAALTQTASMAEYVTKFCNLIAELDWNEEAYIAQFTRSLHWKVKELLSTKDNIPDNLEAVMP comes from the exons ATGCCATCTCCAATATTCCCTCCACACACTCTGGtgtccctcacccctactcaCATCCCTCAAGCCACTCCTCCTATTGCTCAGttccaacccattcccaaccaccctcttgcagtGCATCTCCCTCTCCATGAGACTTGcccagaatggaaccagagccaacaCCTGttgctctcctcaaggctatccaaGCCTTATCCACCCAAGTTGGGGCCctgcaggaccaagtcaagtccCAGGGCAAAGTCATCACCCAGCTCATTGCCCTATGCAGGGAGACCAACAACTTTGTCTTGGATAAGGATCAAGGAAAGCCTAGCACAACAGCTGGGCCTTCAACCCCCCCCAGGACAGCAAGGAGGTCAAACCAAAACTCCAGGaatggttaggcctgggcacAAAGCCCCTTTCAAACCCCTCAGAAGACCAGGGTTTGTCTACAactccaaggaagaggaaCCCTGGCCAGAAGAACCCTGCAGGCAAatcaaaaaagagccttgcAGCATGCCTAGGGATTTGAGggcccttaccccctttgactcaAGCTCCAATACAAAACatcccaaaatggagctacCTGACCCCTTTAAGGGCAACACCAGGGCGCATAAGGCT TTTGACAAGGatgagcagatggttgtatgGATCCTCTATCACATGGAGGACAAGGCAGCTGATTGGGCTCTCCCGCTCATAGGCAACAttatcaagggagaagggaaTGCCCCTACCACTATTCCAGGGCTGACAGTCCacttcaaggaggcatttgccaATCCCAATGCCAAACAAGCTGCAGCATGCAAAATAGCTGCCCTCACCCAGACTGCCTCAATGGCGGAGTATGTCACCAAATTCTGCAACCTAATTGCAGAACTAGATTGGAATGAGGAGGCATACATAGCCCAGTTCACACGcagcctccactggaaggtgaaggagCTTCTGTCCACAAAGGACAACATCCCAGACAACCTTGAagctgtcatgccctag
- a CDS encoding Retrotransposable element Tf2 protein has translation MSIEPLFCAALQTNRSPLLTIDIEGITDTQTALIDSGPPANFIDPQFARSHNIPLIELDSPCSVIGINGKQVRNPICFKAWLVFSSQNRRFSAIFYALPLGNRNLILGTPWLRLANPDIDWTTMKVSLRLATEARAGSINPEPQNLPVEFQEFQKVFSEEFFTTLPEHCPYDIAIDLEEDKQPPYGPIYSMTPAEREALKEHIDSELAAGKIVPTTSPAGAPVMFVKRADGRLCLVVDYCRLNAITIKDRYALPRQDKLIEKLRHAKIFTKLDLRNGYHNIRIKEGDEWKAAFCTALGHFAPTVMQFGLSNAPAVFMRFMNNIFHDLLDISVVVYLDDILIFSNSREEHVEHVKEVLSCLLKHNLF, from the coding sequence ATGTCTATAGAACCCTTGTTTTGTGCAGCCCTGCAAACCAATAGATCACCACTGCTCACTATAGACATAGAGGGAATCACAGACACTCAAACTGCTCTAATTGATTCTGGTCCCCCTGCTAACTTCATTGATCCCCAATTTGCCCGTTCTCACAACATTCCACTCATTGAATTGGATTCCCCATGCTCTGTCATTGGCATTAATGGCAAACAAGTCCGCAACCCTATCTGTTTCAAGGCTTGGTTAGTCTTTAGCTCTCAAAACAGGCGATTTTCCGCCATCTTCTATGCTCTTccccttggaaacagaaacCTTATCCTTGGAACCCCATGGCTCAGATTGGCTAATCCAGACATTGATTGGACCACCATGAAAGTTTCACTCCGCTTAGCTACAGAAGCACGAGCTGGCAGCATCAATCCTGAGCCCCAGAACCTCCCTGTTGAATTCCAGGAGTTCCAGAAAGTGTTCAGTGAAGAGTTCTTTACCACACTGCCAGAACATTGCCCCTATGACATTGCTATTGACCTGGAAGAAGACAAACAGCCTCCCTATGGCCCTATCTATTCTATGACCCCTGCAGAGAGAGAAGCACTCAAGGAACACATTGATtcagaacttgcagctgggAAGATTGTGCCAACCACCTCACCAGCAGGAGCTCCAgtgatgtttgtaaaaagggCTGATGGCAGGCTTTGCTTAGTGGTGGACTATTGCCGGCTAaatgccatcacaatcaaggacagaTATGCACTACCCAGACAGGACAAGCTAATTGAGAAATTGCGCCATGCTAAGATCTTCACAAAGCTAGATTTGAGGAATGGATATCACAACATcagaatcaaggaaggagatgaatggaaggctgcattttgcactgcccttggtcactttGCTCCCACAGTCATGCAATTTGGCCTTAGCAACGCCCCAGCTGTGTTCAtgcgcttcatgaacaacatatTCCATGATTTACTTGACATCTCTGTGGTTGTGTATTTGGAtgatatcttgatcttctcaaactcaagagaagagcatgtggaacatgtcaaggaagtcttatCTTGCTTGCTGAAGCATAATTTATTCTGA
- a CDS encoding Retrotransposon-derived protein PEG10, translating into MASLALRQASPLITPATLEGPCNAPISCTRVKLRPEILWQQEDATKLNHLHRYLIGDNASSRSQPPALHRLLEKNTGHLISHLDAWKQTMLQDVTQAVESAIQRLLTAPSSTDPHTPPRRVFTVIDNTPKAPSGSGSSGNKDFLVPIKDEPDPKGERVKLESPEPPKTTPHTSWAIPHTQKHLDLNPEQPFTRPTPVDLPSTSQAATINPLSKGYLSAQPGETDEEKEARTLHNIATIMGRALSVPLQSTFRGLSQTPGPVQAKSKIPAPEKYDGKKGPAAKSFILDCKTYFLSNASSFPSDHKKLLNGDDKPTLESWNTFEAAFLRNWSNPAAAQIVEQRLRKLKQLKSASKYATEFRIIASKLEWSDPALIASFRQGLKAEVRGKLIEYTLHKNITALDEYISTACLIDDTLFEARKELRKDSNSSTSSPQRPAQGRSSNFVSKKVQEARRNAGECSKCGEKSHKWEDCKNGWHLKTIECSKPESGKAAEVEELESLPQVGKV; encoded by the exons AtggcctcacttgcattgaggcagGCATCCCCTCTTATCACTCCAGCCACACTAGAAGGACCTTGCAACGCACCTATAAGTTGCACAAGGGTCAAACTCCGTCCAGAAATCCTCTGGCAGCAAGAGGATGCTACAAAACTCAATCACCTGCACAGATATCTCATAGGCGACAATGCCAGCAGCAGATCTCAACCCCCAGCGCTCCACAGACTACTGGAGAAGAACACAGGGCACCTTATCAGCCATCTAGatgcttggaaacaaaccATGTTGCAGGACGTTACACAAGCAGTAGAGAGCGCAATTCAGCGCCTTCTGACTGCCCCCAGCAGCACAGATCCACACACACCTCCCAGAAGAGTCTTCACAGTCATAGACAACACCCCCAAGGCCCCTTCTGGCTCAGGCAgctcaggcaacaaggacttctTAGTCCCTATCAAGGATGAGCCTGACCCAAAAGGAGAAAGGGTCAAACTGGAGTCACCAGAACCACCTAAAACAACCCCACACACCTCCTGGGCAATCCCACACACCCAGAAACACCTTGACCTCAACCCAGAGCAGCCCTTCACCAGACCAACGCCTGTAGATCTCCCAAGCACATCTCAAGCAGCAACAATTAATCCCCTAAGCAAAGGATATCTATCAGCGCAACCAGGAGAAAcagatgaagaaaaggaggcaagaacGCTACACAACATTGCTACCATCATGGGCAGAGCCTTATCTGTCCCACTGCAGAGCACCTTCAGGGGACTGTCCCAAACTCCTGGTCCAGTCCAAGCGAAATCCAAAatccctgctcctgagaagtatgatggcaagaagggccctgcagccaaatcatttatcctggattgcaaaacctactTCCTTAGCAATGCTTCCTCATTCCCTTCTGATCACA AGAAGCTGCTGAATGGGGATGACAAGCCAACCTTGGAATCCTGGAATACCTTTGAAGCAGCATTCTTGCGCAACTGGAGcaatccagcagcagcacaaaTTGTAGAACAACGCCTGCGCAAGCTCAAGCAGCTGAAATCAGCAAGCAAATATGCCACAGAGTTTAGAATCATAGCCAGCAAACTAGAATGGTCAGACCCTgccctcattgcctccttccGCCAGGGGCTCAAGGCAGAAGTCAGAGGCAAGCTAATTGAGTACACCCTGCACAAGAACATCACTGCACTGGACGAGTATATCTCCACTGCCTGTCTAATTGATGACACGCTGTTTGAAGCACGCAAGGAGCTAAGAAAAgatagcaacagcagcaccagCTCACCACAACGCCCTGCTCAAGGGCGCTCAAGCAAttttgtttccaagaaggttcaggaagcaagaagaaacgctggagaatgttccaagtgtGGGGAGAAGTCTCACAAATGGGAGGACTGCAAGAATGGATGGCACCTCAAAACAATAGAATGCTCTAAGCCTGAATCAGGGAAGGCtgcagaagtagaagagctGGAATCACTTCCCCAAGTGGGAAAAGTCTGA
- a CDS encoding Retrotransposable element Tf2 protein, producing the protein MATSTSTTTSRVCLSKDPNYITLEEQDHCCAAGLCIKCSQKGHGIKQCPNGWKATIKETAKVAKDADIEFVSLALDLNKKLLLFINLYVQNFLAEPLKTLIDSGATLNFISPSIVEKYKIPKTQLENPQVVRMLDGTISQTGCIWHQVQLAVSANGHSHSIPFLQQGLVTFPEQVQIASEEEADLDPLADLPAQYHKFAKVFGEEEFKVLPPHREYNIAIDLIPNTKLSPGPIYGMTDAESKALKQHIDEELAMGKIRPSTSSAGTPVMFVKKADGSLRLVVDYQKLNDITHKSIYPLPQQDDLMAKLCHAKMFTKLDLRWGYNNVRIKEGDEKTAFRTKYGLFEYLVMPFGLTNAPAAFQHCMNNLFQDLIDKPEEHPTHIREVLSRLMKNQLFCKLSKCHFHVTMVDYLGIVISPASFSMDQKKIKAVTSRPQLKTVKQVQAFLGFVNYLCQFIPNFSSVAQPLHNLTKKDSPWL; encoded by the exons atggccacctccacttccaccaccactagcAGGGTTTgcctatccaaggacccaaaTTACATCACCCTGGAGGAACAAGACCATTGCTGTGCTGctggcctctgcatcaaatgcagtcagaaggggcatggcatcaaacaatgccctaaTGGATGGAAGGCTACAATCAAGGAGACAGCCAAGGTGGCCAAGGATGCTGA tattgaatttgtatctcttgccTTAGACTTGAATAAAAAACTGTTACTCTTTATCAATCTTTATGTCCAGAATTTCCTGGCAGAACCCTTGAAAACCCTCATAGATTCAGGGGCCACTTTGAATTTCATCTCTCCATCAATTgtagaaaaatacaaaatcccaaaaacccaacttgaaaatccacaagttgtgagaatgctagatggtactatatcccagactggttgcatttggcatcaggttcaacttgcagtctcagccaatggccattcacACTCTATCCCCTTTCTA CAACAGGGattagtcacattccctgaacaagttcagattgcctctgaggaagaagcagacttGGACCCACTGGCTGACCTACCTGCTCAGTACCACAAatttgccaaggtctttggtgaagaggaatttaaggtcctccccccacatagggagtacaaCATTGCAATTGACCTTATTCCCAACACCAAACTCTCACCTGGACCTatctatggcatgactgatgcagaaTCTAAGGCACTCaagcaacacattgatgaggaactagccatgggcaaaatccgccccagtacctCATCTGCAGGCACTCCTGTGATGTTTGTCAAGAAAGCTGATGGATCCCTTAGgttggttgttgattaccAGAAATTGAATGACATCACACACAAAAGCATTTACCCCTTGCCACAacaagatgacctcatggctaaactatgtcatgccaagatgtttACCAAATTAGACCTAAggtggggatacaacaatgtgcgcatcaaggaaggtgatgagaagactgccttcagaaccaaatatgggctctttgagtacttggtaatgccctttggtctgaCTAATGCACCTGCAGCCTTTCAACATTGTATGAACAATCTGTTCCAGGACCTAATTGAC AAACCAGAGGAGCACCCTACCCACATAAGGGAAGTCCTTTCCAGGCTAATGAAGAATCAGCTATTTtgcaaactctccaagtgccatTTCCATGTTACAATGGTTGACTACCTTggtattgtcatctccccagccagcttctccatggatcaaaagaagatcaAAGCAGTTACATCAAGGCCACAGCTGAagacagtcaaacaggtccaggctttcctaggatttgtgaatTACCTCTGCCAGTTCATTCCTAATTTCAGTTCAGTGGCTCAACCCTTGcataacctcaccaaaaaggattCCCCTTGGTTATAG
- a CDS encoding Retrotransposon-derived protein PEG10 translates to MADARSRKSSMASLALRQASPIITPATLEGPSDAPISRTQVKLRPEILWQQEDATKLDHLHRYLISNNASSRSQPPALHRLLEKNTEHLISHLGAWKQTMLQDVTQAVESAIQRLLTAPSSTDPHTPPRRVFTVIDNTPKAPSGSGSSGNKDFLVPIKDESDPKGKGVKLESQEPKTTLNTSQTIPHTQEHLDPNPEQPFTRPTAADLPSTPQAATSSPLSKEYLSAQPGQTDEEKEARMLHNIATIMVRALSVPLQSTFRGLSQTPGPAQAKSKIPAPEKYDGKKGPAAKSFILDCKTYFLSNASSFPSDHKKLLNGDDKPTLESWNTFEAAFLRNWSNPAAAQIAEQHLHNLKQLKWASNHATEFRIIASKLEWSDPALIASFRQGLKAEVRSKLIEYTLHKNITALDGFISTACLIDDTLFEARKELRKDSNSSTSSPQRPAQGRSSNFVSKKVQEARRNAGECSKCGEKSHKWEDCKNGWRLKTIERSKPESGKAAEVEELESLPQAGKV, encoded by the exons ATGGCAGATGCCAGATCACGCAAATCATCAAtggcctcacttgcattgaggcagGCATCCCCTATTATCACCCCAGCCACACTTGAAGGACCTTCCGACGCACCTATAAGTCGCACACAGGTCAAACTCCGTCCAGAAATACTCTGGCAGCAAGAGGATGCTACAAAACTCGATCACCTGCACAGATATCTCATAAGCAACAATGCCAGCAGCAGATCCCAACCCCCAGCACTCCACAGACTACTGGAGAAGAACACAGAGCATCTTATCAGCCATCTAGGCGCTTGGAAACAAACCATGTTGCAGGATGTTACACAAGCAGTAGAGAGCGCAATTCAGCGCCTTCTGACTGCCCCCAGCAGCACAGATCCACACACACCTCCCAGAAGAGTCTTCACAGTCATAGACAACACCCCCAAGGCCCCTTCTGGCTCAGGCAgctcaggcaacaaggacttctTAGTCCCTATCAAGGATGAATCTGACCCAAAGGGAAAAGGGGTCAAATTGGAGTCACAAGAGCCTAAAACAACCCTAAACACCTCCCAGACAATCCCACACACCCAGGAACACCTTGACCCCAACCCAGAGCAGCCCTTCACCAGACCAACAGCTGCAGATCTCCCAAGCACACCtcaagcagcaacaagtaGTCCCCTAAGCAAAGAATATCTATCAGCTCAACCAGGACAAAcagatgaagaaaaggaggcaagaaTGCTACACAACATTGCTACCATCATGGTCAGAGCCTTATCTGTCCCACTTCAGAGCACCTTCAGGGGACTGTCCCAAACTCCTGGCCCAGCCCAAGCGAAATCCAAAatccctgctcctgagaagtatgatggcaagaagggccctgcagccaaatcatttatcctggattgcaaaacctactTCCTTAGCAATGCTTCCTCATTCCCTTCTGATCACA AGAAGCTGCTGAATGGGGATGACAAGCCAACCTTGGAATCCTGGAATACCTTTGAAGCAGCATTCTTGCGCAACTGGAGcaatccagcagcagcacaaattgcagaacaacACCTGCATAATCTCAAGCAGCTGAAATGGGCAAGCAACCATGCCACAGAGTTTAGAATCATAGCCAGCAAACTAGAATGGTCAGACCCTgccctcattgcctccttccGCCAGGGACTCAAGGCAGAAGTCAGAAGCAAGCTGATTGAGTACACCCTGCACAAGAACATCACTGCACTGGATGGGTTTATCTCCACTGCCTGTCTAATTGATGACACGCTGTTTGAAGCACGCAAGGAGCTAAGAAAAgatagcaacagcagcaccagCTCACCACAACGCCCGGCTCAAGGGCGCTCAAGCAAttttgtttccaagaaggttcaggaagcaagaagaaacgctggagaatgttccaagtgtGGGGAAAAGTCTCACAAATGGGAGGACTGCAAGAATGGATGGCGCCTCAAAACAATAGAACGCTCTAAGCCTGAATCAGGAAAGGCtgcagaagtagaagagctGGAATCACTTCCCCAAGCGGGAAAAGTCTAA
- a CDS encoding Retrotransposable element Tf2 protein, with protein MSIEPLFCAALQTNKSPLLTIDIEGITDTQTALIDSGSSANFTDPQFAHSHNIPLTELDSPRSVIGIDGKQVRNPIRFKAWLVFSSQNRQFSAIFYALPLGNRNLIHGTPWLELANPDIDWTTMKVLLRLATAQAGNINPEPQNLPVEFQEFQKVVTTKSEMTAVR; from the coding sequence ATGTCTATAGAACCCTTGTTTTGTGCAGCCCTGCAAACCAATAAATCACCACTGCTCACTATAGACATAGAGGGAATCACAGACACTCAAACTGCTCTAATTGATTCTGGATCTTCTGCCAACTTCACTGATCCCCAATTTGCCCATTCTCACAACATTCCACTCACTGAATTGGATTCCCCACGCTCTGTCATTGgcattgatggcaaacaagtcCGCAACCCTATCCGCTTCAAGGCTTGGCTAGTCTTTAGCTCTCAAAACAGGCAATTTTCCGCCATCTTCTATGCTCTTCCGCTTGGAAACAGAAACCTTATCCATGGAACCCCCTGGCTTGAATTGGCTAATCCAGACATTGATTGGACCACCATGAAAGTTTTACTCCGCCTAGCTACAGCACAAGCTGGCAACATCAACCCTGAGCCTCAGAATCTTCCTGTTGAATTCCAGGAGTTCCAGAAAgttgtcacaaccaagagtgaaatgactgctgtgagataa